From one Parabacteroides sp. FAFU027 genomic stretch:
- a CDS encoding iron-containing alcohol dehydrogenase — MNNFSFKNPTKIFFGKGEISKLATEIPAEKRIMITFGGGSVRTNGVYDQVKNALKHHFTVEFWGIEPNPDYETLLKAVIVAQENNIDFLLAVGGGSVLDGTKFISQAMSYNSDPWKLVKDARLCKPSVPVASVMTLPATGSEMNCRAVISYRAKKEKLAFMSEYMFPVFSILDPEVTFSIPQKQLSNGVVDTFMHVMEQYMTYPVQAFVMDRWAEGILKTLIEIGEKVVHNHNDYNLMANYMICATLALNDIIGMGVPQDWATHRVGHDLTAVYGLDHAETLAVLYPALLKVTRTEKQDKLLQYAEQVWNIKEKDPEKKIDAAIEMTEQFFRKIGLKTRLHEYQINNEAIEIVAERVRLRGLVYGEHKNIDAEKVKEIIKLAL; from the coding sequence ATGAACAACTTCAGTTTTAAGAATCCAACCAAAATCTTTTTTGGAAAAGGGGAAATCAGCAAGCTTGCGACTGAAATTCCTGCAGAAAAAAGGATTATGATTACTTTCGGCGGAGGAAGTGTGCGGACGAATGGTGTATATGACCAGGTCAAGAACGCATTAAAACATCACTTCACCGTGGAATTTTGGGGCATTGAACCCAATCCGGACTATGAAACCTTACTTAAAGCGGTAATTGTAGCGCAGGAAAATAACATTGACTTCCTGCTGGCCGTTGGTGGTGGTTCTGTATTGGATGGCACGAAATTTATTTCACAAGCAATGAGTTACAATTCAGATCCGTGGAAGCTGGTTAAAGATGCCCGGTTGTGTAAACCCTCTGTCCCGGTGGCTTCTGTAATGACTCTTCCGGCAACCGGTTCTGAAATGAATTGCAGGGCAGTAATTTCTTACCGGGCTAAAAAAGAAAAGCTGGCATTTATGTCTGAATATATGTTTCCGGTATTTTCTATCCTTGATCCGGAAGTCACTTTCTCTATTCCTCAGAAACAGTTATCTAATGGTGTTGTCGATACATTCATGCATGTAATGGAGCAATACATGACCTATCCGGTTCAGGCTTTTGTGATGGATCGATGGGCGGAAGGAATTCTCAAAACACTGATTGAAATCGGTGAGAAAGTCGTACATAATCACAATGATTATAACCTGATGGCCAATTATATGATTTGCGCGACGTTGGCCCTGAATGATATTATCGGCATGGGTGTACCTCAGGACTGGGCAACCCATCGTGTCGGACACGACCTGACGGCAGTATATGGGCTTGACCATGCGGAAACTCTGGCAGTTCTTTATCCGGCATTATTAAAAGTGACCCGGACTGAAAAACAGGATAAGTTATTACAATATGCCGAACAGGTGTGGAATATCAAGGAAAAAGACCCGGAAAAGAAGATTGATGCAGCAATAGAAATGACGGAACAGTTTTTCCGGAAAATAGGTTTAAAAACCAGACTACACGAATACCAGATCAATAACGAAGCTATCGAGATTGTAGCGGAAAGAGTCCGGCTAAGAGGACTGGTTTACGGAGAACATAAAAATATCGATGCTGAAAAGGTGAAAGAAATCATCAAACTAGCCTTGTAA
- a CDS encoding transglycosylase SLT domain-containing protein — protein sequence MRKVQTFIFLLIMIVLPIYLVISVQKFRKETTPFKRFYTVSEIKKRGKLRILTLYSSTSYFIYRGQEMGYEYELASGFAESLGVQTEVIVAENTNQLIRLLREGKGDVVAYNMPISKQLKDSISYCGRQFITNQVLVQPTGSKHKPLKDVTELIGKDVYVTGNSRYLQRLIHLNQELGGGIHIHVNNKDSVTSEDLIGMVSNGEIPYTVSDDNIARLNKTYYENIDISLKVSFPQRLSWMVDKQNNSLESALNKWFAENVHSDNYRAIIKRYFEQSKNPSSLIIPKITKGRISAYDLLFRKYAKEIGWDWQLLAAVAFVESKFDPNEVSWAGAKGLMQIMPRTAASVGVYGGKAFDPEVNVKGAVTVFHALNRVFSKVKKRSDRIKFILAAYNSGVSHIVDAQALANKYGKDPLVWEGHVAHYLALKSNPEYYDDPVCKSGYARGTETCNYVTKVMHIFEFYKKKTAGK from the coding sequence ATGAGAAAAGTTCAGACTTTTATTTTTCTGCTTATTATGATTGTTTTACCGATTTATCTGGTAATCTCAGTTCAAAAATTCAGGAAAGAGACTACTCCATTTAAACGTTTCTATACCGTGTCCGAAATTAAGAAACGGGGAAAACTTCGTATTCTGACTCTTTACAGTTCCACCTCTTATTTTATTTACCGTGGGCAGGAAATGGGATATGAATATGAACTTGCTTCAGGATTTGCTGAATCATTGGGGGTACAAACCGAGGTCATTGTTGCTGAAAATACCAATCAACTGATCCGGCTCCTGCGTGAAGGTAAAGGGGATGTAGTTGCCTATAATATGCCTATTTCCAAACAATTGAAAGATAGCATAAGTTATTGCGGACGGCAATTTATTACCAACCAGGTGCTTGTACAACCTACCGGATCCAAGCATAAACCCTTGAAGGATGTTACCGAACTCATCGGCAAGGATGTATATGTAACGGGGAATTCACGTTATCTGCAACGGCTGATTCACCTTAACCAGGAGCTTGGTGGCGGTATTCATATCCATGTAAACAATAAAGACTCGGTTACCTCGGAAGACCTGATCGGTATGGTTTCCAATGGGGAGATTCCATACACTGTATCGGACGATAACATTGCCCGACTGAATAAAACCTATTACGAAAACATTGATATCAGCCTCAAAGTCAGCTTTCCACAGCGTCTGTCGTGGATGGTGGATAAGCAAAATAACTCTTTGGAAAGTGCCTTGAATAAGTGGTTTGCCGAGAATGTTCACTCCGATAACTACCGCGCCATCATCAAACGTTATTTCGAACAGAGTAAAAACCCATCCAGTCTGATTATCCCGAAAATTACCAAAGGGCGTATTTCGGCGTATGATCTGCTATTTCGTAAATATGCCAAAGAGATAGGCTGGGATTGGCAACTGCTGGCAGCTGTCGCTTTCGTGGAATCTAAATTTGATCCCAATGAAGTATCGTGGGCCGGTGCAAAAGGATTGATGCAGATTATGCCGCGAACAGCTGCTTCCGTTGGTGTATATGGAGGAAAGGCTTTCGATCCGGAAGTGAATGTGAAAGGTGCTGTTACCGTTTTCCATGCACTGAACCGGGTATTTTCCAAGGTAAAGAAACGTTCCGACCGGATTAAGTTTATCCTTGCAGCATACAATTCGGGGGTAAGCCATATCGTAGATGCTCAGGCACTGGCAAATAAATACGGGAAAGATCCATTGGTGTGGGAAGGTCATGTCGCTCATTACCTTGCGCTGAAAAGTAATCCTGAATATTACGATGATCCGGTCTGTAAATCCGGTTATGCACGCGGAACAGAGACTTGCAACTATGTTACCAAAGTCATGCATATTTTCGAATTCTACAAAAAGAAGACTGCTGGAAAATGA